Part of the Carnobacterium pleistocenium FTR1 genome is shown below.
ATCTCGCAGAAGATGCTGAGTGTGTCGGTTATCCTCGACAGGAAACATGAAGTTGAATTACAAATTTGTTTAGCAAAGGTATTAGGGTAATTGTCCTAATGCCTTTTTTGTATAATGGAATAATTATTTAAAGTTGATTGAAAAGTATAGATTGTTCGCTAAATAGTGTTATTGTTTAAAATAAAAATTTCTTCCGGAATAACGGGTTTGCTTGTATAGACCGTGGAATCGCATGAAGCCAAAAACAAGTCTTCATGCTTTCAAGCCTCAAAAAGGGCGTAATCGCTGAAGCGTTAATGCCCTTTAATTCGCATTGAATTCTTTACACGGCTACAAGCAACCCTATTCCTTCAGCAATTTTCAAAGTAAGTGATCCACCGGATCTATGAGTATTAAAAAGGATATTTGAAAGGTAGATACTGGTAGACAAATTAAAAAAATGCTGTTATGATAATTTTATATAAGCGCTTACACAAAATTCTGAATTTTGTGGAGGGATAGTAGTGAATTTAGATTGGATAAAAGTACGTTCAGTGTTAACACCTGATAGAACCGCTTTGGTCGATCCATTAAAAAAAATAGAGTGCACATACAAGGACCTTAATGTCCGCGCCGAGAACTTAGCCCATTATCTTAGACAACAAGGTGTAGTAAAAGGGGATAGAGTTGCACTTTATGCACCAAATGATCTGAGTTACTTTGATGTTTTGCTTGCATGTATAAAATTAGGAGCCATTTTTATTCCATTGAACTGGCGTCTGAAACCAATTGAAATCAAAAGAGTACTAGAAAATGCAGAACCCAAACTTATTTTGCATGCTAGTCAAATCAGTGAACGTTTGTCTTTTGTAGAGGCTTCTTTGTTGTCGCTAGATGTTGATAGTAAAAAGTACAATGATATATGTGATAGTTCGACTCATGTGGAATTCCAATCTGAATCCTTAGAGTTGGATACACCAGTTATGCTGATTTATACGACTGGAACAACCGGTGATCCAAAAGGAGCAATCATTACTCATAACGGAATGGTCAACAATTCTATGAATACGATCATGAGCTGGAACATTACGCATGATGATGTCACGATCGCCAGTGCGCCGATGTTTCATATAGCAGGCCTTTCCGGTATTATTATTCCTTTGTTGCTGATTGGTGGAAAAGTGATCATCAATCGCTTTTTTGATGGAGTCCATACGAATGAACTAATCAAACAATATAAACCTACGATGCTGTTTATGGTACCCACTATGTATTATGGGTTGATCAGCGCCGAGAACTTCAGTAAGAGTAATTTGAAAAGTGTGCACACATTTGTGGCTGGAGGTTCTCCACCGCTTAAAGGAGTAGTGAATTATTTTGTAAAAGAAAAAATTCCACTGATCAATTCGTACGGGTTAACAGAAGCAGGACCTAATAATTTTAAATTAACGAGCGAAACCGCTTTGCAGCAGCCATTTAGTATCGGCTATCCGAGCTTCTTTGTTGAAGCAAAAATAGTAGATGAGAATAATGAAGAAGTTGAACAGGGGCAAATAGGTGAGTTGTTGTTGGCAGGACAACATACTTTCAAAGGATATTGGAACAAAGATGAAGAAACCCAAAAAGCCTTTTTGGGAGCATATGTCAGAACAGGTGACTTGGCGAAAAGGGATGAAAATGGGCTTTATTATATTGTTGACCGCAAAAAGGAAATGATCATCACGGGTGGAGAAAATGTTTTTCCATCTGAAGTAGAGGAAGTTTTGAATGCCAATCCTTATGTGAAGAATTCTGTAGTAGTTGGCTATGAACACCCAAGATATGGACAATCTGTTGGGGCGGCTCTTATTTATGATGGAGATAGTTCCAACATAGCAGAGTTGGAACAACACGCATATGCCAACTTAGCTGGGTATAAAACACCGAAACAGTATCTTTTTTTAGAAACATTTCCAGTAAATTCAGTCGGTAAAATCGACAAAAGAGAGATTAGTCGCCTTTTGAATGAATTATCGGTTATAAAAATAAACCTCTAAATAAAAATAGTAAACATCAAAAAAAAGAATCATCCAATCGTTAACGGATGATTCTTTTTTTATGTAAATTTTAATTTTTAATGGATCGATTTCCTTAAACTAATGGCTCAAAAGACTTGATAGTAGTGCTTTTTCAATTAAGCATTAAAAAAGGTAATGTTTAGTATTACAAATTGTAATTAGAAAAGTAAAAGAATGACTATTATAATAAGAATGTAAGCGCTTATATAATAAAAAATAAGGGGTGTCAAGTATGGAAAATAGAGAACAAGTAGTACGCATGGAAAATAGAAAACCAGTGTCGAAATTGGAAAATAGAGAACAAATATTGAAGGAAATGTACCCAGAAGATATTTTGAAATTCTCGGAAAGTTTAACAGATGGCGAAATTGTCGTCCTTCAGCGTGTCCGTAAAGCAGTAGATGAACATCTAAGACCCGTTATTAATGATTACTGGAAAAAAGGAGAATTTCCGTTTGAAGAATTTAAACATGTAGCGAACACAGGATTGATAAGTGATCCTGCACTGTTTGAAAATCAACCAAATCGATTTATGTGGCGAAACACTTACTTCTTATTCTTGGCATATGATTTGTACAAATTTGATGCCTCGATTGCAACATTCTTTGGCGTACACGCCGGACTTGGCTACTTCTCTTTCTTATTAGGCGGCAGCCCAGAACAACAAATGAGATGGTTGCCTAAACTGCAAAATTTCGAATTACAAACGTGCTTTGCCTTAACGGAACCGGAACATGGATCTGATACAGCTGCAGGATTAGCAACTACTGCAAGCCGTGAAGGAGATAAATGGATCTTAAATGGTGAAAAACGTTGGGTCGGTGGAGCGAGCTCAGCTGATTTGATTCCAGTATATGCGCGTGATTTGGCTGACAACAAGGTGAAATGTTTTATTGTAGAAAAAGGACAAAAAGGGTTGAGCGTAGATGATATTGATGACAAGATCGCTTTACGCATCGTTCAAAATGGAAATATTCATTTGGATAACGTGGAAGTGGCTGAAAGCAATCGTCTACAAAACATCAATGGGTTCAAAGATGTGGCGAAGGTATTGTACGCAACACGTGCTGGAGTGGCTTATGCTGGAGCAGGGATGATGGCAGGATCTTTAGAGGCAGCTCTTGAATATACAACTAATCGGGTTCAATTTGGCAAACCAATCGCAAGTTTCCAACTGGTACAAGAAAAACTAGCCAGAATGCAAGCAAATGCAGTCAATGCATTAGCTTTAAGTGCTCGGTTAGCTGAGTTACAAGAAAGAGGCGAATTCAGTGAAATCAATGCGTCTCTTGCTAAAATGAACAACTCTTTACGCTTAAGAGAAACGGCTGCACTTGGACGTGAAGTTTGTGGTGGGAACGGTATTACACTTGAAAGAAATGTCGCACGATTCTTCTGTGATGCAGAAGCAATCTATTCTTATGAAGGTACTCATGAAATGAATGCGTTGATCATCGGACGTAAATTAACTGGTATATCTGCTTTCGTTTAAGCGAAACAGCATAAAATAGATTGGAAGGTGTAGAGGATGACTTTTAATGATCAATATCAAGCTAAATTAAAAAGCCTGACTGAAGCTGCTTCACAGATTCAAAGCAATGAAGTGATTTTGTCTAACCCAGTTGCGGCTATGCCGATCTCACTGATCACTGCTATCACTAAACGGTATAAAGAGTACGAAAATGTCAAATTGTTTTCTGCATTTGTGATTCATCCGTTTGATTTTTTCACTAATCCGGAAGTTGCGGAACGAATCAGATACCATTCTTTCTTCATGGGACCTCTAGAACGTCAGTTGATTCCATACGGTACATTTTCGATAGATCCGGTCAACTTTTCTAATTTGAAACTGTTGATTGAACAACGGATCAAACCGACAACATTTGTTACGACTGTTTCTGAAATGGATGCAGACGGGTATTTCAACTTTGGGCCGATGGGCGTCACTATCGGAGAGGTCGGCAGTAAAGTAGCTGAAAAAGTTATTATTCAAGTTAACAAAAATGTTCCAGTCGTTCATGGGACCCATAATCAAATTCATATCGATGATGTGGATATGATTGTTGAACAAGATGAACAGTTGCTTGAAGTCCCAGAGACGCCTTCCAGCAATATCGATAAAAAAATTGCTGAGTGGATCGTTCCTCATGTCAGAGACGGTTCGACTATCCAAATCGGGTTCGGCGGTTTGGCAAATGCTGTCAGTTATGGGCTGGACAGTAAAAAAGATTTAGCTGTGCATACTGAAATGATCACGGAATCGATGGTATATTTGACTGAAAAAGGAGTAATTTCCGGACCGATACGAGGCGGTTTTGCAATGGGAACGCGCAAATTGTATGACTTCAGTGGTAAAAATAGCCAAATCAGTATCGAACCGTTGCACCTTGTAAATGATCCATCGAGAATTGCTCAAATCGACAACTTTGTTTCTGTTAATGGCTGTTTGATGGCTGATTTAACTGGGCAAGTGGTTTCAGAAGGAGCTGGCACACGCTTTATCAGTTCGGTTGGTGGAGCCAATGACTTCGTACGCGGAGCAACAAAATCCAAAGGTGGCCAAAGCTTTATCTGTTTACCGTCTACAAATAAAAATGAAAAAACGGGTGAAGTGACTTCTACGATTGTGTTCTCTTTCCCAAAAGCTACTCCAGTAACAGTTCCACGGGCTGACGTTCAGTATATTGTGACTGAACATGGGATAGCAGATATGTTCAATAGAAGTATCGAAGATCGTGTAGAAGAAATGATTTCAATCGCAGATCCAGCTTTCAGAGAGGAACTGAGAGAACAAGCTATAAAAGCAGGCTACATCAAAAATGTAATGCCAATGTCATTAACTTGAGTTTTTGGAGGTATAGAAATGAATATAAAAAAAGCAACCGTATTAGGCGCAGGAACCATGGGAGCACAAATAGCTGCCTTACTAGTCAATGCAGGTCTAAAAGTGAAACTGTTAGATATCGTTTTAGATAAAGACGATAAAAATAAACTGAGTAAAGGGGCCTACGACAGAATTACACATCCAAAAAAAAGCATGCTCTATAATGCCGATTGGAATAAAAATTTGACTTATGGCAACTTTGAAGATGATTTAAAAGAAGGCGACGATTCCGATATCTTTATTGAAGCCGTCACTGAAAAGCTAGCTATTAAACATGATTTGTGGCAAAAAGTGGCTGCTATTGCGAAGAAAGAAGCTATTCTTTCTACTAATACTTCCAGTATTCCAATCGGTGCCATTGCCCAACCCCTTCAGAAAGAATCGAAAGCAAGATTTGTAGGCTTGCATTTTTTCAATCCACCGCGTTACATGAAGCTAGTTGAAATCATTCCTCATGCAACAACTGATGAAGTGGTCGTTGAAGATTTGAAAGATTTTGTTTCAACTGTATTAGGCAAAGGGGCAGTAGATACCAATGACGTCAGCGGGTTTGTGGCGAATCGAATCGGAACGTATTCAGCTTCTGATATCGCCTATCGGGCAGAACAACTTGGCTTGTCAATTACCGAAGTGGATGCCATCACCGGTAAAATCATTGGACGGCCTAAGACTGGAACGTTCAGATTACTAGATATGGTAGGAATCGATATTGGCTACTTTGTGACAAAAACCATGATGTCTAATCCGGAAGAAGCAGCCTATTTCAAAATGCCGAAATTGGTTGAAAAATTAGTGGTTCTGGGTAATTTTGGGGATAAAACAAAACAAGGTTTCTACAAAAAAGACGGTAAAAAACGCTTAGTGTTTGATGGGGAAACTGAAACGTATGTTGAACCTAAGCCTGTTGAATTGCCTATCTT
Proteins encoded:
- a CDS encoding acetyl-CoA hydrolase/transferase family protein, producing the protein MTFNDQYQAKLKSLTEAASQIQSNEVILSNPVAAMPISLITAITKRYKEYENVKLFSAFVIHPFDFFTNPEVAERIRYHSFFMGPLERQLIPYGTFSIDPVNFSNLKLLIEQRIKPTTFVTTVSEMDADGYFNFGPMGVTIGEVGSKVAEKVIIQVNKNVPVVHGTHNQIHIDDVDMIVEQDEQLLEVPETPSSNIDKKIAEWIVPHVRDGSTIQIGFGGLANAVSYGLDSKKDLAVHTEMITESMVYLTEKGVISGPIRGGFAMGTRKLYDFSGKNSQISIEPLHLVNDPSRIAQIDNFVSVNGCLMADLTGQVVSEGAGTRFISSVGGANDFVRGATKSKGGQSFICLPSTNKNEKTGEVTSTIVFSFPKATPVTVPRADVQYIVTEHGIADMFNRSIEDRVEEMISIADPAFREELREQAIKAGYIKNVMPMSLT
- the fadD gene encoding long-chain-fatty-acid--CoA ligase FadD; the protein is MNLDWIKVRSVLTPDRTALVDPLKKIECTYKDLNVRAENLAHYLRQQGVVKGDRVALYAPNDLSYFDVLLACIKLGAIFIPLNWRLKPIEIKRVLENAEPKLILHASQISERLSFVEASLLSLDVDSKKYNDICDSSTHVEFQSESLELDTPVMLIYTTGTTGDPKGAIITHNGMVNNSMNTIMSWNITHDDVTIASAPMFHIAGLSGIIIPLLLIGGKVIINRFFDGVHTNELIKQYKPTMLFMVPTMYYGLISAENFSKSNLKSVHTFVAGGSPPLKGVVNYFVKEKIPLINSYGLTEAGPNNFKLTSETALQQPFSIGYPSFFVEAKIVDENNEEVEQGQIGELLLAGQHTFKGYWNKDEETQKAFLGAYVRTGDLAKRDENGLYYIVDRKKEMIITGGENVFPSEVEEVLNANPYVKNSVVVGYEHPRYGQSVGAALIYDGDSSNIAELEQHAYANLAGYKTPKQYLFLETFPVNSVGKIDKREISRLLNELSVIKINL
- the fadE gene encoding acyl-CoA dehydrogenase FadE is translated as MENREQILKEMYPEDILKFSESLTDGEIVVLQRVRKAVDEHLRPVINDYWKKGEFPFEEFKHVANTGLISDPALFENQPNRFMWRNTYFLFLAYDLYKFDASIATFFGVHAGLGYFSFLLGGSPEQQMRWLPKLQNFELQTCFALTEPEHGSDTAAGLATTASREGDKWILNGEKRWVGGASSADLIPVYARDLADNKVKCFIVEKGQKGLSVDDIDDKIALRIVQNGNIHLDNVEVAESNRLQNINGFKDVAKVLYATRAGVAYAGAGMMAGSLEAALEYTTNRVQFGKPIASFQLVQEKLARMQANAVNALALSARLAELQERGEFSEINASLAKMNNSLRLRETAALGREVCGGNGITLERNVARFFCDAEAIYSYEGTHEMNALIIGRKLTGISAFV